The following DNA comes from Lentibacillus sp. Marseille-P4043.
GCGAAGCAACAAATTTGAGTATTCACAGGTTTCAATCAGGTCCGCTTGGCGGAGATCAGCAAATCGGCGCCATGATTGCAAACAATGAAATGGATATGGTGATTTTTTTCCGTGATCCATTAACTGCACAACCACATGAGCCAGATGTTAGTGCTTTAATGCGTGTATGTGATGTTCATTTGATTCCATTAGCAACTAATCTTGCCGCTGCTGAGATTGCTATTCATGCCTTAGATCGTGGCGATTTTCAATGGAGAGAAATCGCAAAAATGAAAAGGGATCAATCACAATGAAGAAAATCGGTATTACATGTTACCCAACAGTTGGTGGATCAGGTGTCATTGCTACTGAACTAGGTATAAAACTTGCTGAGCTCGGAAATGAAATCCATTTTATTACATCAAGTTTACCTTTTCGGCTTGATCATGTTCATCCTTCCATTTATTATCATGAGGTAGAGTTGAATCATTATCCAGTATTTCAGTATCCACCATACGATCTAGCATTAGCCAGTAAAATGGCAGAAGTAATCGATCAAGAAAAATTAGATGTATTACATGTCCATTATGCAATGCCACATGCAATATGTGCTATCTTAGCCAAACAAATCGCCAATCGCGATGTAAAAATTGTCACAACGTTGCATGGCACGGATATTACTGTATTAGGTATTGATCGAACTTTTAAAAAAATGATTAGACACGGAATCGAACAATCCGATGCAGTTACAGCAGTTTCCCATAGCCTAGTCAAGCAAACC
Coding sequences within:
- the mgsA gene encoding methylglyoxal synthase, whose product is MNIALIAHDKKKQDIIGFSVAYKQILSMHNLYATGTTGKLISEATNLSIHRFQSGPLGGDQQIGAMIANNEMDMVIFFRDPLTAQPHEPDVSALMRVCDVHLIPLATNLAAAEIAIHALDRGDFQWREIAKMKRDQSQ